In one Litorilinea aerophila genomic region, the following are encoded:
- a CDS encoding GNAT family N-acetyltransferase, with protein MKLQWTTHTPPPAFFSLPGPSGASLTPATPSVREADAHGLVTDRHGQALARASLWWRHVPAYPGERLGLIGHYAATDDQAAAHLLAELCRRLAQESCTLAVGPLDGSTFRAYRFVTERAPGGQERPPFFLEPDQPDAWPRQFVAAGFEPLAHYFSAWGKLPQSDPRLSELEERMRAHGITARPVDLAHFADELRRLYPVVLRSFQHNFLYTPIGEAEFLAQYHPLASHILPELALLAERQGDLIGFLFAIPDLAQARRGEAVDTVVIKTVGILPEYSGLGVGSWLVARCQQQARALGFRYVIHALMLEESRSRRISGRYAAPMRRYTLYARRLRDG; from the coding sequence ATGAAGCTACAATGGACGACCCACACACCGCCGCCGGCCTTCTTCTCGCTGCCCGGCCCATCCGGCGCATCCCTGACGCCTGCCACGCCTTCGGTGCGGGAGGCCGATGCCCACGGGCTGGTGACGGACCGCCACGGCCAGGCCCTGGCCCGGGCCTCCCTCTGGTGGCGGCACGTGCCAGCCTATCCCGGCGAGCGGCTGGGGCTCATCGGCCACTATGCCGCCACCGACGACCAGGCGGCCGCGCATCTGCTGGCAGAGCTCTGCCGGAGGCTGGCCCAGGAGAGCTGTACCCTGGCCGTGGGGCCCCTGGATGGCAGCACCTTCCGCGCCTATCGGTTCGTGACCGAACGGGCGCCGGGGGGACAGGAGCGCCCCCCCTTCTTTCTGGAGCCCGATCAGCCCGATGCCTGGCCCCGCCAGTTTGTGGCGGCTGGCTTTGAGCCTCTGGCCCACTATTTTTCCGCCTGGGGAAAGCTGCCGCAATCGGATCCACGGCTGTCCGAGCTGGAGGAGCGGATGCGCGCCCACGGCATCACGGCCCGGCCGGTGGACCTGGCCCACTTCGCCGACGAGCTGCGACGCCTTTACCCGGTGGTGTTGCGCAGCTTTCAGCACAATTTTCTCTACACCCCCATCGGCGAGGCGGAGTTTCTGGCCCAGTATCACCCCCTGGCTTCCCACATCCTGCCGGAGCTGGCCCTGCTGGCCGAGCGCCAGGGCGACCTCATCGGTTTCCTCTTTGCGATTCCGGACCTGGCCCAGGCCCGGCGGGGGGAGGCGGTGGATACGGTGGTGATCAAGACGGTGGGCATCCTGCCAGAGTACAGCGGCCTGGGAGTGGGGAGCTGGCTGGTGGCCCGGTGCCAGCAGCAGGCCCGGGCCCTGGGGTTCCGCTACGTGATCCACGCGCTGATGCTGGAGGAGAGCCGTTCCCGCCGGATCAGCGGACGCTATGCCGCGCCCATGCGGCGCTACACCCTCTACGCGCGCCGCCTGCGGGATGGATGA
- a CDS encoding diacylglycerol/polyprenol kinase family protein, translating into MMTSAQEMLVILAKILLTLGAVLGWMWVLAGYQRRRQPHPEWVRKGMHLGGGLIALAMPWLFDERWPVMVLGVLAAAGLGLVRSVRVLREGLGSVTGSVARKTWGEIWFPLGAAATYGISAGDPLVYSIAILILTLADAGAGLVGTFYGTRRYRVFQGEKSVEGSLTFFLLALLCVDLPLWLAGPMGGASVLAVALSVALLATLLDAVSWWGLDNLLIPVCSCLLLQHLLTPEPSAWAMLLPGLLALPVLALVLWPRLAARARMG; encoded by the coding sequence GTGATGACATCTGCGCAGGAAATGCTGGTCATCCTGGCCAAGATCCTCCTGACCCTGGGCGCGGTCCTGGGGTGGATGTGGGTGCTGGCGGGCTACCAACGGCGCCGGCAGCCCCATCCTGAATGGGTGCGCAAGGGGATGCATCTGGGGGGTGGCCTCATTGCCCTGGCCATGCCCTGGCTCTTCGACGAGCGCTGGCCGGTGATGGTGTTGGGGGTGCTGGCTGCGGCTGGGTTGGGCCTGGTGCGGAGCGTCCGGGTGCTGCGGGAGGGGCTGGGCAGCGTGACCGGCAGTGTGGCGCGCAAGACGTGGGGGGAGATCTGGTTTCCACTGGGGGCCGCGGCCACCTACGGGATCTCCGCCGGCGATCCCCTGGTCTACAGCATCGCCATCCTGATCCTCACCCTGGCCGACGCCGGCGCCGGGCTGGTGGGGACTTTCTACGGTACCCGACGTTATCGGGTGTTCCAGGGAGAAAAAAGTGTGGAAGGCTCTTTGACCTTTTTCTTGCTGGCGTTGCTGTGTGTCGACCTGCCCCTCTGGCTGGCGGGACCCATGGGCGGTGCATCGGTGCTGGCCGTGGCCCTGTCGGTGGCCTTGCTGGCGACCCTGCTGGATGCCGTGTCCTGGTGGGGGCTGGACAACCTGCTGATCCCCGTCTGTTCTTGCCTGCTGCTTCAGCACTTGTTGACGCCGGAGCCATCAGCCTGGGCGATGCTGTTGCCCGGACTCCTGGCCCTGCCGGTGCTGGCCCTGGTCCTCTGGCCCCGGCTGGCAGCCCGGGCGAGGATGGGATAG
- a CDS encoding carbohydrate ABC transporter permease yields the protein MAVQTLSQPRKHARSTSKLRRQLFIVLTNLILMGAVFLTALPFLYMISASFKPQYEIFTFPVKLLPETFFPDNYTKLFTETLFTRWFLNTFIVAGGRTLLSLLLCMLAGFAFAKYEFPLKQQLFIFILASLTLPFEILLVPLYKMMVGLGWLNTYWVMIVPFAANAFGIFLARQYSLALPTELMEAARMDGANELSIFFRIALPNLKPAIAVLGIIFFNGAWNDFLWPLIVINDRVMYVINLALPTLRGPYGDQYGLVLAGAVLATLPVIIIFVTMQRYFIEGLMAGALKG from the coding sequence ATGGCTGTACAAACGCTCTCCCAACCCCGCAAGCACGCACGCTCCACTTCCAAGCTTCGCCGACAGCTCTTCATCGTCCTGACCAATCTGATCCTGATGGGCGCAGTCTTTCTGACGGCGTTGCCCTTTCTCTACATGATCTCGGCTTCGTTCAAGCCCCAGTACGAGATCTTTACCTTTCCGGTGAAGCTGCTGCCGGAGACCTTCTTCCCCGATAATTACACCAAACTCTTCACCGAAACCCTGTTCACCCGCTGGTTCCTGAATACCTTCATCGTGGCCGGCGGGCGGACGTTGCTATCCCTACTCCTGTGTATGCTGGCCGGTTTTGCCTTCGCCAAATATGAGTTCCCCCTCAAACAACAACTCTTCATCTTCATCCTGGCCAGCCTCACGTTGCCCTTCGAGATTTTGCTGGTGCCCCTCTACAAGATGATGGTGGGCCTGGGCTGGCTCAACACCTACTGGGTCATGATCGTCCCCTTTGCGGCCAACGCGTTCGGCATCTTCCTGGCCCGCCAGTACTCCCTGGCGCTTCCCACCGAGCTGATGGAAGCGGCCCGGATGGATGGCGCCAACGAGCTGAGCATCTTCTTCCGCATTGCCCTGCCCAACTTGAAGCCAGCCATTGCCGTACTGGGCATCATCTTCTTCAATGGCGCCTGGAACGACTTCCTCTGGCCCCTGATCGTCATCAACGACCGGGTCATGTACGTCATCAACCTGGCCCTGCCCACCCTGCGCGGTCCCTACGGCGACCAGTATGGGCTGGTGCTGGCCGGCGCGGTCCTGGCCACCCTGCCGGTGATCATCATCTTCGTCACCATGCAGCGCTACTTCATCGAAGGCCTGATGGCCGGTGCGTTGAAGGGGTAG
- a CDS encoding SDR family NAD(P)-dependent oxidoreductase: MQLDLSGKNALVTGGNIGIGAGISEALASCGAAVALTYFSHQEAAMETVARIERAGGRAFAFQLDATDSAQVNAVVNQAAEALGGGIHILINNAGHLVGRVSVAEMDDAHWHKVLDVNLSSAFYVTRATLPFMPNGGRIVNMSSLAARNGGGNGAVPYAAAKAAILGFTRGLAKELAPRNITVNALAPGFIVDTPFHETFTGVEKYDSIVAGIPLKRAGTPQDVAGAVLYYVSELGSWITGQVAEINGGAWFV, from the coding sequence ATGCAACTGGACCTATCGGGGAAAAATGCCCTGGTCACAGGTGGTAACATCGGCATCGGTGCTGGCATTTCGGAGGCCCTGGCCAGCTGTGGCGCGGCGGTTGCCCTGACCTACTTCTCCCATCAAGAGGCGGCCATGGAGACGGTGGCGCGCATTGAGCGAGCGGGTGGGCGCGCCTTCGCCTTCCAGTTGGACGCCACAGACAGTGCCCAGGTAAACGCGGTGGTGAACCAGGCGGCAGAGGCGTTGGGCGGGGGAATTCACATCCTGATCAACAATGCCGGCCACCTGGTGGGGCGGGTCTCTGTGGCGGAGATGGATGACGCCCACTGGCACAAGGTGTTGGATGTCAATCTCTCCAGCGCGTTCTACGTCACCCGGGCCACCCTCCCCTTCATGCCCAATGGGGGGCGCATCGTGAACATGTCTTCCCTGGCGGCCCGCAATGGGGGCGGCAACGGAGCGGTTCCCTACGCGGCCGCGAAGGCGGCTATCCTCGGCTTCACCCGGGGGTTGGCCAAGGAATTGGCCCCCCGCAACATCACTGTCAACGCGCTGGCCCCGGGCTTCATCGTGGATACCCCCTTCCACGAGACCTTCACCGGGGTGGAGAAGTATGACAGCATCGTGGCTGGCATTCCCCTCAAGCGTGCAGGCACCCCCCAGGACGTGGCCGGCGCGGTGCTCTACTACGTCTCCGAGCTGGGTTCCTGGATCACCGGGCAGGTGGCGGAGATCAACGGCGGGGCCTGGTTCGTCTAG
- a CDS encoding LacI family DNA-binding transcriptional regulator, producing MSNNDKVTIVDVARLANVSVSTVSNLLNGRDERMRPSTRDRILAAIRELGYTPNQAARQLKTGQASILGLIVPSVANPFYGVFAREVEKAALALDYQVLLGNSERDPERERIYAEALWSQGVRGLIFGSSLVAFTHLHDLIQRGLRVMAFDRPGQAADQVPIDSIGVDNVQAARLATKHLLALGHRRIGFLSGPIRTVSRMDRLAGYRSALEEAGIPYDPQLVWQGAEPDNFGDSEAVELGRQGAHALLSLTDPPTALVTVNDMYAFGAYAGARDLGRHIPEDLSVVGFDDIMLCQVVEPPLTTIRQPVAEIARMAVQRLVGRLQNEVDEEPGHITLPSQLVVRASTAPPVS from the coding sequence ATGAGCAACAACGACAAGGTCACCATCGTTGATGTGGCTCGGCTGGCGAATGTTTCCGTCAGCACCGTTTCGAACCTGCTCAATGGACGCGATGAGCGGATGCGTCCCAGCACCCGAGATCGGATCCTGGCGGCCATCCGGGAACTGGGCTATACCCCCAACCAGGCGGCCCGGCAGCTGAAAACCGGGCAGGCCTCCATCCTGGGTCTGATCGTCCCATCGGTGGCGAACCCATTCTATGGCGTCTTCGCCCGGGAAGTGGAGAAAGCAGCCCTGGCCCTGGACTACCAGGTCCTCCTGGGCAACAGCGAGCGGGATCCAGAGCGGGAGCGGATCTACGCAGAGGCGTTGTGGAGCCAGGGGGTACGGGGCCTCATCTTCGGCTCGTCCCTGGTGGCTTTTACCCACCTCCACGACTTGATTCAGCGGGGCCTGCGGGTGATGGCCTTCGACCGCCCCGGACAGGCTGCGGACCAGGTGCCCATCGACTCCATCGGCGTGGATAATGTGCAGGCTGCCCGTCTGGCTACCAAGCATCTGCTTGCCCTGGGCCACCGCCGCATCGGCTTCCTCTCCGGCCCTATCCGCACGGTCAGCCGCATGGATCGGCTGGCGGGATATCGCAGCGCATTGGAGGAAGCCGGCATCCCCTACGATCCCCAGCTGGTCTGGCAGGGGGCGGAACCGGACAACTTCGGCGATTCCGAGGCCGTGGAGCTGGGCCGGCAGGGTGCCCACGCCCTTCTCAGTCTGACGGATCCGCCCACCGCCCTGGTCACTGTGAACGACATGTATGCCTTTGGCGCCTATGCCGGCGCTCGGGACCTGGGGCGCCACATTCCGGAGGATCTTTCCGTGGTGGGCTTTGATGACATCATGCTCTGCCAGGTGGTTGAACCGCCCTTGACCACCATCCGCCAGCCGGTGGCCGAGATCGCCCGCATGGCGGTCCAGCGTCTGGTGGGGCGCCTCCAGAACGAGGTCGATGAAGAGCCGGGCCATATCACATTGCCCTCCCAACTTGTGGTGCGGGCATCCACGGCCCCCCCAGTCAGCTAA
- a CDS encoding 6-phosphofructokinase, with amino-acid sequence MGKYIGILTAGGDSPGLNAAIRGIGKAAHTYPGMQVIGFRDGFRGLMENRSVRLESDVLSGILTLGGTILGTSRDKPHRMPVGGKVMDMRDVIVDNYHKHHLDGLICLGGGGTQKNALQLVEKGLNVITLPKTIDNDVAMTDVTFGFDTALGIATEAIDRLHSTAHSHHRIIVVEIMGHKVGWLALGSGIAGGADVILIPEIPYDVHIVAEAIRRRSQEGKRFSIVAVAEGAISKEDAAALEEARQAKKEAKTKEERKKAKARLAALEENHAGNTMRLAQQLEKLTGLESRLTILGHLQRGGTPSAADRLLATRLGTACAELVNQGVYGVMVAARGEEAVPVPLEEVAGKLKMVPLDHPWIESARRVGTCLGD; translated from the coding sequence ATGGGCAAGTACATCGGTATTCTGACTGCAGGTGGCGATAGCCCGGGTCTGAATGCCGCCATCCGCGGCATCGGCAAGGCTGCCCACACCTACCCCGGCATGCAGGTCATCGGTTTTCGGGATGGTTTCCGCGGGCTGATGGAAAACCGCAGCGTCCGGTTGGAAAGCGATGTCCTCTCGGGTATCCTCACCCTCGGCGGCACCATCCTGGGCACCAGCCGGGATAAGCCCCACCGCATGCCCGTGGGGGGCAAGGTGATGGACATGCGGGATGTGATTGTGGATAACTATCACAAACACCACCTGGACGGCCTGATCTGCCTGGGGGGCGGCGGTACCCAGAAAAATGCCCTTCAACTGGTGGAAAAGGGCCTGAATGTCATCACCCTGCCCAAGACCATCGACAACGACGTGGCTATGACCGACGTCACCTTTGGCTTTGACACCGCCCTGGGCATCGCCACCGAAGCCATCGACCGCCTCCACAGCACGGCCCACAGCCATCACCGCATCATCGTGGTGGAGATCATGGGCCACAAGGTGGGCTGGCTGGCCCTGGGCTCCGGCATCGCCGGCGGCGCGGACGTCATCCTCATCCCAGAGATCCCCTACGACGTCCACATCGTGGCCGAAGCCATCCGACGGCGCAGCCAGGAAGGCAAACGTTTCAGCATCGTGGCCGTGGCCGAGGGGGCCATCTCTAAGGAGGATGCCGCCGCGCTGGAGGAGGCGCGCCAGGCCAAGAAAGAGGCCAAGACCAAAGAGGAGCGGAAGAAGGCCAAGGCCCGCCTGGCGGCCCTGGAGGAAAACCATGCCGGCAACACCATGCGCCTGGCCCAGCAGCTGGAAAAACTCACCGGCCTGGAGTCCCGCCTGACCATTCTGGGACACCTGCAGCGGGGCGGTACGCCCTCGGCTGCGGATCGCCTGCTGGCCACCCGCCTGGGCACCGCCTGTGCCGAGCTGGTCAACCAGGGCGTCTACGGCGTCATGGTGGCGGCCCGGGGCGAGGAAGCGGTGCCCGTGCCCCTGGAAGAGGTGGCCGGCAAGTTGAAGATGGTGCCCCTGGACCATCCATGGATCGAGTCGGCACGCCGGGTGGGGACCTGCCTGGGCGATTGA
- a CDS encoding DUF3419 family protein produces the protein MASDPRAQVDFTFIRYAQCWEDADVLLQALAIQPHHTCLSIASAGDNTLAMVAQGPQRVIALDLNPAQLACLALRVAAYRALPYEQMLALLGVRPSSCRQELYRCCRPWLSPQERHFWDARPQAIARGIVNVGKFERYLRFFGTRILPLIHSRAVREQLLQPRSRAERERFYVRHWDNWRWRLLFRIFFSRPLLGRLGRDPRFFAYAQEDVAGHLLARTRHALTELDPSQNPYLQWILLGHHGDALPYALRREHFDAIRAHLDCLEWRCLSLEAYLETCAPRSIDRFNLSDIFEYMSPDAYRAVLERLADCGRPGGRLVYWNMLVPRSRPPELAHRLRPLAELAQALHQQDKAFFYRALVVVEIC, from the coding sequence ATGGCCTCGGACCCCCGCGCCCAGGTGGATTTCACCTTCATCCGCTACGCCCAGTGCTGGGAGGATGCCGATGTGCTCCTGCAGGCCCTGGCCATCCAGCCCCACCACACCTGCCTGTCCATCGCCTCGGCGGGGGACAACACCCTGGCCATGGTGGCCCAGGGGCCGCAGCGGGTCATCGCCCTGGATCTGAACCCGGCCCAGCTGGCCTGCCTGGCCCTGCGGGTGGCCGCCTATCGGGCGCTGCCCTACGAGCAGATGTTGGCCCTGCTGGGCGTCCGCCCCAGCTCCTGCCGCCAGGAGCTCTACCGCTGTTGCCGACCCTGGCTGTCGCCCCAGGAGCGCCACTTCTGGGACGCCCGTCCCCAGGCCATCGCCCGGGGCATCGTGAACGTGGGCAAGTTTGAGCGCTATCTTCGCTTCTTTGGCACCCGCATCCTGCCCCTGATCCATTCCCGGGCCGTGCGGGAGCAGCTCTTGCAACCCCGGAGCCGGGCCGAGCGGGAGCGCTTCTACGTCCGCCATTGGGACAACTGGCGCTGGCGATTGCTCTTCCGAATCTTCTTCTCCCGTCCCCTGCTGGGCCGGCTGGGTCGGGATCCCCGCTTTTTTGCCTACGCCCAGGAAGATGTGGCCGGCCATCTCCTGGCCCGGACCCGTCACGCCCTGACCGAACTGGACCCATCCCAAAATCCCTACCTGCAATGGATCCTCCTGGGACATCATGGGGATGCCTTGCCCTATGCCCTGCGGCGCGAGCATTTCGACGCCATCCGCGCCCACCTGGACTGTCTGGAATGGCGGTGCCTGTCCCTGGAAGCCTACCTGGAGACCTGCGCGCCCCGCTCCATCGACCGGTTCAACCTGAGCGACATCTTCGAGTACATGTCTCCCGACGCCTATCGGGCGGTGTTGGAGCGGCTGGCCGACTGCGGACGCCCCGGCGGCCGGCTGGTCTACTGGAACATGCTGGTGCCCCGTTCTCGTCCCCCGGAGCTGGCCCACCGGCTGCGTCCCCTGGCCGAGCTGGCTCAGGCCCTGCACCAACAGGACAAGGCCTTCTTCTATCGCGCGCTGGTGGTGGTGGAGATCTGCTGA
- a CDS encoding glycoside hydrolase family 88 protein yields MAYQWQEAIDYSITIIAHNMETLEDFPESCDGPTWNLVQRERGAPSHWVDGFWTGLLWLAYGHTGEDRFEQAARDWTARLAWLKESVATHDLGFIFYLSHVLGGRLTGDEGLYENAVEAAATLIRRFNPRGEYLQAWGTPDGRPTDRGRINIDVMMNLELLYWASEYTGDARFANVATQHARTTRLALMRPDGSTAQVGDFNPDTGVWLRRETYQGFCHDTCWSRGQAWGLYGFTTCYRHTGIESFLWTARAMAEYTLQNLPEDLVPFWDYGCPDIPHTYRDSSAAAATACGLLDLAACEPDPDLAARWRDWAQRITDSLWRNYSTRGTHIPALLLHGSRSVPHGFMDHALIYGDYYFFEALTKLTRADIAERAFPEPARLAVV; encoded by the coding sequence ATGGCGTACCAGTGGCAAGAGGCAATTGACTATAGCATCACGATCATCGCCCACAACATGGAGACCCTGGAGGATTTCCCCGAATCCTGTGATGGCCCAACCTGGAATCTGGTTCAGCGGGAGCGGGGCGCACCCAGTCACTGGGTGGATGGCTTCTGGACAGGGCTCCTCTGGCTGGCCTATGGCCATACCGGGGAAGACCGCTTTGAGCAGGCAGCCCGTGACTGGACAGCGCGCCTGGCCTGGCTCAAGGAGAGCGTGGCCACCCACGACTTGGGCTTCATCTTTTACCTCTCCCACGTGTTGGGAGGACGGCTGACCGGGGATGAGGGGCTCTACGAGAACGCGGTGGAAGCCGCCGCCACCCTGATTCGCCGTTTCAACCCCCGGGGGGAATATCTGCAGGCCTGGGGCACACCGGATGGTCGACCCACAGACCGGGGGCGGATCAACATCGACGTGATGATGAACCTGGAGCTGCTTTACTGGGCCAGCGAATACACCGGCGATGCCCGTTTTGCCAACGTGGCCACCCAGCATGCCCGCACCACCCGACTGGCCCTGATGCGTCCCGACGGCTCCACCGCCCAGGTGGGCGATTTCAACCCGGATACGGGCGTCTGGTTGCGGCGGGAGACCTACCAGGGCTTCTGTCACGACACCTGTTGGTCCCGGGGACAGGCATGGGGGCTGTACGGCTTTACCACCTGCTACCGCCATACGGGCATCGAGTCCTTCCTGTGGACGGCCCGGGCCATGGCCGAATACACCCTGCAAAACCTGCCTGAGGACCTGGTCCCCTTCTGGGATTACGGCTGTCCAGACATTCCCCACACCTATCGGGACTCATCGGCGGCTGCGGCGACCGCCTGTGGCCTTTTGGACCTGGCCGCCTGTGAGCCTGATCCGGACCTGGCTGCCCGATGGCGCGATTGGGCCCAACGGATCACCGACTCCTTGTGGCGCAACTATTCGACCCGGGGAACTCATATACCCGCCTTGTTGCTCCATGGCTCCCGCTCCGTTCCCCACGGTTTCATGGATCACGCCCTCATTTACGGGGATTATTACTTTTTCGAAGCGCTGACCAAGCTCACTCGTGCCGACATCGCTGAGCGCGCCTTTCCGGAGCCAGCTCGTCTGGCTGTTGTATAG
- a CDS encoding ABC transporter substrate-binding protein, which yields MFTSGQSKRGQMSRRHFLQLSAAVGGAALVSACAPSAPGGQSQQAATGSEAAAPPADTQVVVEAWAHWEQGLQWLEDAMKNYGFTDEHPNISLNKVVAPFNEIHDKMLAACASGVGVPDIMRVEQGRMAAFFKGQEICFVDLTDLIGDKINDLVLGSAVDYWSWQGAIYGIGNEMNACTLAYRKAVFDELGIETPFKTWEDLKVAGEILKREKDMYIISFHDLHDGDFQIMLYAAGGLMFDENGDFGGLNDLGKEILEYQRSMVHDLGFATIAPVTGDSTWSPPIYWEAFRQNQIATTMGAPWHNGKLGRDDKIGPGQEGEWRLQELPGGIGEGLPTATHGGTSVSIPKLAQHPEEAWMIIEFTHLTRAVLEDTQQRGIIPTYKPVLTDPILNEPYDYYGGQVIGELYLKLADAMPRIYQSPWAPEFHTAFQNIVLTPVLQDNNQDYDTLFADLETELQRIKSM from the coding sequence ATGTTCACTTCAGGACAATCGAAACGTGGTCAGATGAGCCGCCGTCACTTTTTGCAACTCAGCGCGGCCGTGGGCGGCGCTGCCCTGGTGAGCGCCTGCGCGCCCTCGGCGCCCGGCGGCCAATCCCAGCAGGCGGCCACCGGCAGTGAGGCAGCCGCCCCGCCCGCCGATACCCAAGTGGTGGTGGAAGCCTGGGCCCACTGGGAACAGGGCCTCCAGTGGCTGGAAGATGCCATGAAGAACTACGGCTTCACCGACGAGCACCCCAACATCAGCCTCAACAAAGTGGTGGCGCCCTTCAACGAGATCCACGACAAGATGCTGGCCGCCTGTGCCTCCGGCGTGGGCGTGCCCGACATCATGCGGGTGGAACAGGGGCGCATGGCCGCCTTCTTCAAGGGCCAGGAGATCTGCTTCGTGGATCTTACGGACTTGATCGGCGACAAGATCAACGACCTGGTGCTGGGCTCGGCGGTGGACTACTGGTCGTGGCAGGGGGCCATCTATGGCATCGGCAACGAGATGAACGCCTGCACCCTGGCCTATCGCAAGGCGGTCTTCGACGAACTGGGCATCGAAACCCCCTTCAAAACCTGGGAAGATCTCAAGGTGGCCGGGGAGATCCTCAAGCGTGAGAAGGACATGTACATCATCTCCTTCCACGACCTCCACGACGGCGACTTCCAGATCATGCTCTACGCCGCCGGTGGGCTGATGTTCGACGAAAACGGCGACTTCGGCGGCCTCAACGACCTGGGCAAGGAGATCCTGGAATACCAGCGCAGCATGGTCCACGACCTGGGCTTCGCCACCATCGCGCCGGTCACCGGCGACTCCACCTGGTCGCCCCCCATCTACTGGGAAGCCTTCCGCCAGAACCAGATTGCCACCACCATGGGCGCGCCCTGGCACAACGGCAAGCTGGGCCGGGATGACAAAATCGGCCCGGGGCAGGAAGGAGAGTGGCGCCTGCAGGAGCTGCCCGGCGGCATCGGCGAAGGCCTGCCCACGGCCACCCACGGCGGCACCAGCGTCAGCATCCCGAAGCTGGCCCAGCACCCGGAAGAGGCGTGGATGATCATCGAGTTCACCCACCTGACCAGGGCGGTGCTGGAGGATACCCAGCAGCGGGGCATCATCCCCACCTACAAGCCGGTGCTGACCGACCCCATCCTCAACGAGCCCTACGACTACTACGGCGGCCAGGTCATCGGTGAGCTCTACCTGAAGCTGGCCGACGCCATGCCCCGCATCTACCAGTCACCGTGGGCGCCGGAGTTCCACACCGCCTTCCAGAACATTGTCCTGACCCCGGTTCTGCAGGACAACAACCAGGACTACGACACCCTGTTTGCGGATCTGGAAACGGAATTGCAGCGTATCAAGTCCATGTAA
- a CDS encoding carbohydrate ABC transporter permease, producing MAVNQSRPLQADVAAKQYSGLGYWWQRNQIKIVPYLYIAPFFILFAIFLAYPVLNSFWISFHKQQGISTPEFVGLSNYINLLADPRFKQSVINSTVYALGSLFLQIPLAFILAVVVHSWLVPWLNLKSFYRLAFFVPLLTSGVVVALMFGILYDYNSGLINSYLVSLFGEGAKIGWLRDPKVVKFSIILLLIWQFTGLNSLYFLAGLQNIPRELEEAAAMDGANAWTILFRITIPLLRPVILFVVITAINGSYQIFTQPYLLTGGGPRDQSISMVMYLYNTGFSYFNLGYASAIGYTLVLIVVTLALINLRFFGAFREDH from the coding sequence ATGGCAGTCAATCAAAGTCGTCCGCTCCAGGCCGATGTGGCCGCCAAGCAATACTCTGGGCTGGGCTACTGGTGGCAACGGAATCAGATCAAGATCGTCCCCTACCTGTACATCGCGCCGTTTTTCATCCTGTTCGCCATCTTCCTGGCCTACCCCGTCCTCAACAGTTTCTGGATCAGCTTTCACAAACAACAGGGCATCAGCACGCCCGAATTTGTGGGGCTGAGCAACTACATCAACCTGTTGGCCGATCCCCGTTTCAAACAGTCGGTCATCAACTCCACCGTCTATGCCCTGGGCAGCCTCTTCCTGCAGATCCCCCTGGCCTTCATCCTGGCCGTGGTGGTCCACTCGTGGCTGGTCCCCTGGCTCAATTTGAAGAGTTTCTACCGCCTGGCCTTTTTCGTGCCCCTGTTGACCTCCGGGGTGGTGGTGGCCCTGATGTTCGGCATCCTCTACGACTACAACTCGGGCCTGATCAACAGCTACCTGGTCAGCCTCTTCGGCGAGGGGGCCAAGATCGGCTGGCTGCGGGATCCCAAGGTGGTCAAGTTTTCCATCATCCTGCTCTTGATCTGGCAGTTTACCGGCCTCAATTCCCTCTACTTCCTGGCCGGGCTGCAGAACATTCCGCGGGAGCTGGAGGAGGCCGCGGCCATGGATGGGGCCAACGCGTGGACCATCCTGTTTCGCATCACCATTCCCCTGCTGCGGCCGGTGATCCTCTTCGTGGTCATCACCGCCATCAACGGTTCGTATCAGATCTTCACCCAGCCCTACCTGTTGACCGGCGGCGGCCCCCGGGATCAATCCATCAGCATGGTGATGTACCTCTACAACACCGGCTTCTCCTACTTCAACCTGGGCTACGCCTCGGCCATCGGCTATACGCTGGTGTTGATCGTCGTCACCCTGGCCCTGATCAACCTGCGCTTCTTCGGCGCCTTCCGTGAGGATCACTAG